From the Lancefieldella sp. Marseille-Q7238 genome, one window contains:
- a CDS encoding type II secretion system F family protein: protein MSLVKALVLECSVGAAFGSIWLVTSTRMQKDSASIYGHVSDWMPAGLRKVLDGIGTSKLVREITRREKIHHQRSAIIREMPLMLDVLTLGLSSGLSFDSALELYCHRCEGILSKKMNTALLSWQIGITSRSDALEGLASEYGITSLLSFASVVSESLAFGSPLADSLERQASTIRDDQRAALEAEIEKVPVKMLIPLGTLIVPAMLIAILGPLLGPALSAW from the coding sequence ATGTCACTCGTAAAGGCTTTGGTGCTTGAATGTAGTGTGGGAGCTGCATTTGGTTCGATTTGGCTTGTAACAAGTACGCGAATGCAAAAAGACAGTGCTTCTATATATGGCCATGTGTCAGATTGGATGCCCGCAGGGCTTCGCAAAGTACTGGACGGCATAGGTACCTCGAAACTGGTGCGAGAGATAACAAGGCGAGAGAAGATACATCATCAGCGGAGCGCCATTATTCGTGAAATGCCGCTTATGCTTGACGTTTTGACACTCGGACTTTCTTCGGGGCTTTCGTTCGACTCGGCTCTTGAACTGTATTGCCATCGCTGCGAGGGTATTCTCTCAAAAAAGATGAATACCGCGTTGCTCTCATGGCAGATTGGAATTACGTCCAGGTCAGACGCGCTTGAAGGACTCGCGTCAGAATACGGCATCACGTCACTTCTGAGTTTTGCTTCGGTTGTGAGTGAGTCTCTTGCCTTCGGCTCTCCTCTTGCAGACTCTCTTGAAAGGCAGGCAAGCACTATTCGAGATGATCAAAGAGCCGCTCTTGAAGCTGAAATCGAGAAGGTTCCCGTAAAGATGCTCATTCCGCTTGGGACACTCATTGTGCCGGCAATGCTCATAGCTATTCTTGGCCCGCTGCTTGGTCCGGCCCTTTCAGCATGGTAG
- a CDS encoding TadE/TadG family type IV pilus assembly protein, which translates to MHGTGAISSANGSYSNDNRYDDDVACGISGQSSVEAALLLPIILILVALLLQPVCILYTKTIMSGAASEAARLYGTSTDSDQCKEYVLRRLAAIPEIPLFHTGGKEDWLIELQKDSHEVHINITGHLRPVPPVGWLLSLTGQNGASGYVVSAQVQEKVRPQWLGGSYAEWIHMWS; encoded by the coding sequence ATGCACGGCACTGGAGCAATAAGCAGTGCTAACGGCTCGTACAGCAATGACAATCGGTATGACGATGACGTGGCGTGTGGTATATCTGGCCAGTCTTCCGTTGAGGCGGCGCTGCTGCTTCCTATCATCTTGATACTTGTTGCCCTACTTTTGCAGCCGGTATGCATTTTGTATACCAAGACCATCATGAGCGGGGCCGCTTCGGAAGCGGCACGTCTATATGGAACTTCAACGGATAGCGATCAATGCAAGGAGTATGTACTTCGGCGTCTTGCTGCCATACCCGAGATACCTCTCTTTCACACCGGGGGGAAGGAGGATTGGCTCATCGAACTGCAGAAAGACTCGCATGAGGTGCATATCAACATAACGGGTCATCTACGCCCGGTTCCACCTGTCGGGTGGCTTTTGTCGCTGACAGGTCAAAACGGAGCAAGTGGATATGTCGTTTCGGCACAGGTTCAGGAAAAGGTTCGACCTCAGTGGCTTGGAGGCTCTTATGCAGAATGGATTCACATGTGGAGTTGA